A stretch of the Parabacteroides timonensis genome encodes the following:
- a CDS encoding PorV/PorQ family protein: MLKINKLLIASILIFTQLSLAAQNNTNSPYTRFGYGELADRSFGAGRAMGGVGVGLRSPKQINPMNPASYSCMDSLTFLFDFGASGQLSWFDDGINKQNNVNGNVEYIALQFPIHKRLAMSVGLLPYSYVGYSFGAQRTNEANLNYVETYNGSGGLNDLYVGLSIDIWKKRLSVGANFGYFFGNIKHEQYSIVGTGNTYNANRSQNLEVRDLKMDFGVQYTHPISKTEEVTLGLTFSPKKRLHSTYTNTSVKYTDNGASEVISSDTLKNQAYDIPNSFGFGASYVKKDKLTLAADVLYETWGKAHFYSSDNNFKNRVRVAAGGEFIPNAQNRNFFSRVRYRAGAHYSNSYLMINNENEDPAYKGNGYNEYGVSVGMGLPLIDNRSLINVSFEYTKIKPGGVNMIDEQYFRFTVNYTFNEMWFWKKKVE; the protein is encoded by the coding sequence ATGTTGAAGATTAATAAGCTACTAATAGCAAGCATTCTTATATTTACGCAGTTGTCGCTAGCGGCACAAAATAACACTAACTCGCCCTATACCCGGTTTGGGTATGGTGAATTAGCTGATCGTTCATTCGGAGCCGGACGGGCAATGGGGGGCGTTGGTGTCGGACTGAGATCGCCGAAACAGATAAACCCAATGAACCCGGCGTCTTATAGCTGTATGGATTCGTTGACATTTCTGTTTGATTTTGGAGCTTCTGGACAACTTTCATGGTTCGATGACGGAATCAATAAGCAAAATAATGTGAATGGAAATGTAGAGTATATCGCTTTGCAGTTTCCAATACATAAACGTTTAGCCATGAGTGTCGGGCTTTTACCTTATTCGTATGTAGGGTATAGTTTCGGTGCACAAAGAACGAATGAGGCCAATCTGAATTATGTGGAAACATATAATGGTTCCGGCGGATTAAACGATTTGTATGTAGGATTGTCTATAGATATATGGAAGAAGCGTCTTTCAGTAGGAGCAAATTTCGGATACTTTTTTGGCAATATTAAGCACGAACAGTATTCTATTGTAGGTACAGGTAATACATACAATGCGAATCGGAGTCAGAATCTGGAAGTGCGGGATTTGAAAATGGATTTCGGAGTGCAGTATACACACCCGATCAGTAAAACTGAAGAGGTAACTCTGGGTTTGACATTTTCACCGAAAAAACGGTTGCATTCAACGTATACCAATACGTCTGTAAAGTATACCGATAATGGAGCTTCGGAGGTTATCAGTTCCGATACGCTGAAAAACCAGGCTTATGATATTCCGAATTCATTCGGTTTTGGTGCCTCTTACGTAAAAAAGGATAAATTGACATTGGCTGCGGATGTATTGTACGAAACATGGGGTAAGGCTCATTTCTACAGTTCGGATAATAACTTTAAGAATCGTGTACGTGTAGCTGCCGGTGGTGAGTTTATACCGAATGCTCAGAATCGTAATTTTTTCAGCCGGGTAAGATATCGTGCAGGTGCCCATTACAGCAATTCTTATCTGATGATAAATAATGAAAATGAAGATCCTGCCTATAAAGGTAACGGGTATAATGAGTATGGAGTAAGCGTTGGTATGGGATTGCCGTTGATTGATAACCGTTCTCTGATAAATGTGTCTTTTGAATACACAAAGATTAAGCCTGGAGGTGTGAACATGATTGACGAACAGTATTTCCGTTTTACTGTTAACTACACATTTAACGAAATGTGGTTCTGGAAGAAAAAAGTTGAATAA
- a CDS encoding tetratricopeptide repeat protein, giving the protein MKIKVLLIAAACSLGAFGAHAQKGVDNGTQFGSGEDSIRCITNISLFVPYAKAGNFKDAYDFWKIVYDECPAATKDIYLHGVKIMAWKIANEKDPAKKAALVDDLMAVYDKRVKYFGDDRRYGKDWIISRKAQDYIQQMGDKADYKKLYNWLGEIINEFGDKTEALGVSLYMFASYQMMADDPNHKGQYVEDYLKASKILDAQLQAAQAANNEKEVNNLTTFKTSVNGAFANSGAADCETLQNLYAPKVEESKNDLAALKEIVTLLRRVRCQEIDAFFAAAGYAYQLEPSADAAIGIAKQAVKNKDYDKAIKYFEEAANMETDPSSKAEDYYMIALLNYDQKSYSKAREYALKAASTNSSYGQPYILIGQMYAATVKTVYPNDGVLARAAYNAAIDKFEKAKQVDESCIDEANKLIGTYRAHLPSTEEVFMHPDLEKGKQFTVGGWIGERTTIR; this is encoded by the coding sequence ATGAAAATAAAGGTATTATTGATTGCCGCTGCATGTTCCTTAGGAGCATTTGGCGCTCATGCACAGAAAGGAGTAGATAATGGTACACAGTTCGGTTCTGGTGAAGACAGTATCCGTTGTATTACCAATATCAGCTTGTTCGTTCCTTATGCGAAAGCAGGAAATTTTAAGGACGCTTATGATTTTTGGAAAATTGTGTACGATGAATGTCCTGCTGCAACAAAGGATATTTATTTGCATGGTGTGAAGATTATGGCGTGGAAGATCGCTAATGAAAAGGATCCAGCTAAGAAAGCTGCTTTGGTTGACGACCTGATGGCCGTATACGACAAACGTGTGAAATATTTCGGTGACGACAGACGTTACGGAAAAGATTGGATCATTTCTCGTAAAGCACAGGATTATATCCAGCAGATGGGTGACAAAGCCGATTATAAGAAACTCTACAATTGGTTAGGTGAAATTATCAATGAATTTGGTGACAAAACTGAAGCATTAGGTGTTTCTTTATATATGTTCGCATCTTATCAGATGATGGCAGACGACCCTAATCACAAAGGTCAGTATGTAGAAGATTATCTGAAAGCTTCAAAAATTTTGGATGCTCAGTTGCAGGCTGCACAAGCTGCTAACAACGAAAAAGAAGTAAACAACCTGACTACATTTAAAACAAGTGTAAACGGTGCGTTTGCTAATAGTGGTGCTGCCGATTGCGAAACACTGCAAAATCTTTACGCTCCTAAAGTGGAAGAAAGCAAAAATGATTTGGCTGCTTTGAAAGAGATTGTAACTTTACTGAGACGTGTTCGTTGTCAGGAAATCGATGCATTCTTTGCTGCTGCCGGTTATGCTTATCAACTCGAACCGAGTGCTGATGCTGCTATCGGTATTGCAAAACAGGCTGTAAAAAACAAAGATTATGATAAAGCTATCAAGTATTTCGAAGAAGCTGCCAATATGGAAACAGATCCTTCTTCAAAAGCTGAAGACTATTATATGATCGCTTTGCTTAATTATGACCAGAAGAGCTATTCTAAAGCAAGAGAATATGCTTTGAAGGCCGCTTCTACCAATTCAAGCTACGGACAGCCTTATATCCTGATCGGACAAATGTATGCTGCAACAGTAAAGACCGTATACCCGAATGACGGTGTATTGGCAAGAGCTGCTTACAATGCTGCTATCGACAAGTTTGAAAAAGCAAAACAAGTTGATGAAAGTTGTATAGATGAAGCAAACAAATTAATTGGTACCTATCGTGCTCACCTGCCTTCTACAGAAGAAGTATTTATGCACCCGGATCTGGAAAAGGGTAAACAATTCACTGTTGGTGGTTGGATCGGAGAACGCACAACAATCAGATAA
- the lptC gene encoding LPS export ABC transporter periplasmic protein LptC: MTETRFLCKTGKYSITTTFVVVVMLLLFMASCGKENKEVVEVTFDPENTYTMRTTDATSLISDSGITRYRLKAKEWLVFGKAQEPHSYFPQGVYVEKFDSLFNVEASVKADTAYYWDKKGLYKLIGHVSILSLEGKRLDTSILFIDQKEDKIHTDEYFELQEGEKVITGIGFESNQNMTKYKIFNSQGTFPVNETPRDSSRVNTASDSTVVDVAKADSIKKD, from the coding sequence ATGACTGAAACGCGTTTTCTTTGTAAAACGGGAAAATATAGCATAACAACTACCTTCGTGGTGGTTGTTATGCTTCTTTTATTTATGGCGTCTTGTGGGAAAGAAAATAAAGAAGTGGTCGAAGTTACATTCGATCCGGAAAATACTTATACTATGAGAACCACTGATGCCACCAGCTTGATCTCCGACTCGGGGATTACTCGTTATCGGCTGAAAGCGAAGGAGTGGTTGGTATTTGGTAAGGCTCAGGAGCCTCATTCTTATTTTCCTCAAGGTGTTTATGTGGAAAAATTTGATTCTTTATTTAATGTAGAAGCTAGTGTAAAGGCTGATACTGCTTACTATTGGGACAAGAAAGGATTATATAAACTGATTGGTCATGTGAGCATATTAAGCCTGGAAGGAAAGAGATTAGATACTTCAATACTGTTTATCGACCAGAAGGAAGATAAAATTCATACGGATGAATATTTTGAGTTGCAGGAAGGAGAGAAGGTTATTACAGGTATTGGTTTTGAGTCTAATCAAAATATGACGAAGTATAAGATATTTAATTCGCAAGGGACTTTCCCTGTAAACGAAACGCCTCGTGACTCGTCGAGAGTGAATACAGCTTCCGATTCGACGGTTGTGGATGTGGCAAAGGCCGATTCAATAAAAAAAGATTAG